In one Microbacterium invictum genomic region, the following are encoded:
- a CDS encoding IclR family transcriptional regulator, whose translation MSVLFRPVRPGDAAGVSFADSGDVVMPVLPLDGILISDLSHAWLGALSKGGVLSDAVSSRALRILGTFDARHRRQTLTEIAARSGLALSTTHRFVKVLAEWGALHREEDRRYSVGRRIWRLGLLADVQQDIRKISAPFLQDLYGTTREVVFLAVRQEASALYIERIAGVSSPPLHAQVGDRLPLHATGVGKVLLAYAPDDVVAHVARAMARYTPFTVRDELALRRELEAVRTRGFARTREELGLGSASIAVPIQNSAGSAIAALGLVSSHVRKDLSRLLPAMQVTAQGISRSLP comes from the coding sequence ATGTCGGTGCTCTTCCGTCCGGTCCGGCCGGGCGACGCCGCGGGTGTCAGCTTCGCCGATAGCGGTGACGTCGTCATGCCGGTTCTTCCACTGGATGGAATACTGATCTCAGACCTTTCGCACGCGTGGCTCGGCGCACTGAGCAAAGGAGGAGTCTTGTCGGACGCCGTCTCCTCTCGCGCGCTTCGCATCCTCGGCACATTCGACGCACGGCATCGCAGACAGACGCTCACCGAGATCGCGGCGCGATCGGGACTCGCGCTTTCGACGACGCACCGCTTCGTGAAGGTGCTCGCCGAGTGGGGTGCTCTGCATCGAGAAGAAGATCGGCGCTACTCCGTGGGTCGTCGTATCTGGCGATTGGGACTGCTGGCGGACGTGCAGCAGGACATCCGAAAGATCTCCGCCCCTTTCTTGCAGGATCTGTACGGGACCACGCGCGAAGTCGTGTTCCTCGCGGTCCGGCAGGAAGCCAGTGCGCTCTACATCGAGCGGATCGCCGGAGTCTCCAGTCCCCCGCTTCACGCCCAAGTGGGCGATCGACTGCCATTGCATGCGACCGGCGTAGGAAAGGTGCTGCTCGCGTACGCGCCAGACGATGTCGTCGCACACGTTGCACGCGCGATGGCGCGATACACACCTTTCACCGTGCGCGATGAACTCGCTCTCAGACGTGAACTCGAAGCCGTGCGGACTCGGGGATTTGCACGCACCCGCGAAGAGCTGGGGCTGGGAAGCGCCTCGATCGCCGTTCCGATTCAGAACTCTGCGGGGTCAGCCATCGCCGCGCTCGGACTCGTCAGTTCCCACGTGCGCAAGGACTTGTCGAGGCTTCTCCCAGCCATGCAAGTGACCGCGCAGGGCATTTCTCGCAGCCTCCCTTGA
- a CDS encoding DNRLRE domain-containing protein, whose product MSPDLVSHPRLLITDLAELRDRASANSVAAALYAKVKADADAILSLPVAKYSIPDGLRLLETSREVVRRTYSLAFAWAVEQDPVYSTRLWNELQAVASFPDWNHARHSLDAGEMTHAVAIGYDWLYETWTESQRATLRAAIREHGLKPALTAYDTVSSFPLDWPRLSNNWNIVCNSGMTLGALAIADQEPALSAGIIERAAASIPLAIEEYAPGGAYPEGMTYWNYATKYLVTYIASLVSATGDDRGFIESPGLAETGYFPIYLGGPSGEAFNYYDGFLRLTRPSEMLWLATTFGQPVFGWWGLQGAQAETVSWNQSPMSVAWYEPDAVASPIETRLPLDRHFVRAEVVSIRSGWEDPSAMFTGFKAGDNATSHGDNDLGDFVFDSMGVRWASDLGVDDYNVPGYFDRGPEGQRWTYYRKRAEGQNTVVVNPSKSAGQLVPAVGAIIKKKFRAKAAFAIADLSQANAGLSSWRRGVLQFDDRQQLIVQDEFELIEPGEAWWFMHTTATINVAGDGRSAVLQKDGRQVLARIASPDGATFLNAEAKPLWTSPDPVEQQDVLGMRKLAIRLENTSGARLTVQFTPVREGVKTPKLKRARAMDSWDAGPESTAELASLAVDGVEVPAFSPENRFYSVELPDNVTRPAVSARPASRSGSVTVGRFGSLPGVVEVTVRQGNREPGRYRLHLTRPAVIDGPVAFPYPVIASADDGNVPANTVDGDLATRWSAEGDQWIAYDLGSDGPVAEVAIAWFNGDKRTTKFEIDVATSGEHEWRRVFEGTSSGTSADLETYAFAELTARYVRIVGHGNSVNRFNSISEVVIAGRTVTLPESNVFLASVASGAPAALAIGASVQLVATGTLSDGSAAELDAASVAFATDDPAIATVTPEGELTGVAAGDVSVSAIVITPSDHRLVYDRRIVSVADARTVTFSAAGDAWVNDGANANVNYGTSSTLIVKADPSVGKGYNRQSFVRFEPSDLTGEIQSIALVFSARTNDSTGTDIDIDVRRVEGEFDEALVTWNTKPAIGDSIATFPVTSTITQAVVDVTDALRDAVRAGEPVSVALVQTLGPGQAGLSTVIWSRESATPPVMRVTLA is encoded by the coding sequence GTGTCGCCCGACCTCGTCAGCCATCCGCGGCTTCTCATCACCGACCTCGCCGAACTACGTGATCGCGCGAGCGCGAACTCTGTCGCGGCCGCGCTCTACGCCAAGGTGAAGGCCGACGCCGACGCGATCCTGTCGCTTCCTGTCGCTAAATACTCGATCCCGGACGGGCTGCGTCTTCTCGAAACAAGTCGCGAAGTGGTTCGGCGGACATATTCACTCGCGTTCGCCTGGGCGGTCGAACAGGATCCGGTCTATTCGACCCGCCTGTGGAATGAGCTTCAGGCTGTCGCAAGCTTCCCGGACTGGAACCACGCCCGGCACTCCCTCGACGCGGGCGAGATGACCCATGCCGTCGCCATCGGTTACGACTGGCTCTACGAGACCTGGACAGAGTCCCAGCGTGCGACCTTGAGGGCGGCGATCCGGGAGCACGGGCTGAAGCCGGCGCTGACGGCCTATGACACCGTGTCGTCGTTCCCCCTTGATTGGCCTCGACTCAGCAACAACTGGAACATCGTCTGCAACTCCGGAATGACCCTCGGCGCCCTTGCGATCGCGGACCAGGAGCCTGCGTTGAGCGCGGGCATCATCGAGCGGGCAGCGGCATCCATACCGCTCGCCATCGAAGAATACGCGCCGGGCGGCGCGTACCCCGAGGGGATGACGTACTGGAACTACGCGACGAAGTACCTCGTCACGTATATCGCGAGCCTCGTCTCCGCTACGGGTGACGATCGGGGGTTCATCGAGTCGCCGGGTCTCGCCGAGACGGGATACTTCCCGATCTACCTCGGCGGCCCGTCGGGAGAAGCGTTCAACTATTACGACGGCTTCCTCCGGCTGACCAGACCATCCGAGATGCTTTGGCTCGCCACCACCTTCGGGCAGCCGGTGTTCGGGTGGTGGGGTCTGCAGGGCGCGCAGGCCGAGACCGTGAGCTGGAATCAGAGCCCGATGTCCGTCGCCTGGTACGAGCCAGACGCCGTTGCCTCGCCGATTGAGACGAGGCTCCCGCTCGACCGCCACTTCGTGCGCGCGGAGGTGGTGTCGATTCGGAGCGGCTGGGAGGATCCGTCAGCGATGTTCACCGGGTTCAAGGCCGGCGACAACGCCACCAGCCACGGCGACAATGACCTCGGCGACTTCGTTTTCGACTCCATGGGCGTCCGCTGGGCATCCGACCTCGGCGTTGACGATTACAACGTGCCGGGGTACTTCGATCGCGGCCCCGAAGGACAACGCTGGACCTACTACAGGAAGCGCGCTGAAGGCCAGAACACGGTCGTGGTGAATCCGAGCAAGTCGGCCGGTCAGCTCGTGCCGGCCGTCGGAGCGATCATCAAGAAGAAGTTCAGGGCGAAGGCCGCATTCGCGATCGCCGATCTGTCTCAGGCGAACGCCGGCCTTTCGTCCTGGCGGCGCGGGGTGCTCCAGTTCGACGACCGCCAGCAGCTCATCGTTCAAGACGAGTTCGAGCTGATCGAGCCCGGCGAGGCGTGGTGGTTCATGCACACCACCGCGACGATCAACGTCGCCGGAGACGGACGAAGTGCGGTGCTCCAGAAGGACGGACGGCAGGTTCTGGCTCGCATCGCGTCGCCAGACGGGGCGACGTTCCTGAACGCGGAGGCTAAGCCCCTGTGGACGTCGCCCGATCCCGTTGAGCAGCAAGATGTGCTCGGCATGCGCAAACTCGCAATCAGGCTAGAGAACACGTCCGGGGCGCGGCTCACGGTGCAGTTCACCCCGGTGCGTGAAGGCGTGAAGACCCCGAAGCTCAAGCGTGCCCGGGCGATGGATTCGTGGGATGCCGGGCCGGAGTCGACAGCTGAACTGGCCAGCCTCGCCGTCGATGGCGTCGAAGTCCCTGCGTTCTCTCCGGAGAACCGGTTCTATTCCGTCGAGCTCCCCGATAACGTCACGCGCCCGGCGGTTTCCGCGCGGCCTGCGAGCCGCTCGGGTTCTGTCACCGTCGGACGGTTCGGGAGCTTGCCGGGGGTCGTCGAGGTCACAGTCAGACAGGGCAACAGGGAACCTGGACGGTATCGCCTTCACCTCACGCGTCCCGCTGTGATCGACGGTCCTGTCGCCTTCCCATATCCCGTGATCGCGAGCGCCGACGACGGAAACGTGCCAGCCAACACCGTCGATGGCGATCTGGCGACCCGCTGGTCAGCTGAAGGCGATCAATGGATCGCCTACGACCTCGGGTCGGACGGGCCGGTCGCCGAGGTGGCCATCGCGTGGTTCAACGGCGACAAGCGCACCACGAAGTTCGAGATCGACGTCGCAACGTCCGGCGAGCACGAATGGCGGCGCGTGTTCGAAGGAACAAGCTCAGGGACCAGCGCGGATCTCGAAACCTACGCGTTCGCTGAGTTAACGGCACGGTACGTCCGCATCGTCGGCCACGGGAACAGCGTCAATCGCTTCAACAGCATCTCGGAAGTCGTCATCGCAGGGCGCACGGTGACGCTTCCCGAGTCGAACGTGTTCCTGGCCAGCGTCGCGAGTGGTGCGCCCGCCGCTTTGGCGATCGGCGCGTCAGTGCAGCTCGTCGCCACCGGCACTCTCAGTGATGGCAGCGCAGCAGAACTTGACGCGGCATCCGTTGCGTTTGCGACCGACGACCCTGCGATCGCCACCGTCACGCCCGAGGGCGAACTCACGGGGGTCGCGGCCGGCGACGTCTCCGTCTCGGCCATCGTGATCACCCCGAGCGACCACAGGCTCGTTTATGACCGGAGAATTGTCTCCGTCGCCGACGCGAGGACGGTGACGTTCTCCGCGGCCGGCGACGCGTGGGTCAATGACGGGGCGAATGCCAATGTCAACTACGGAACCTCCTCAACGCTTATCGTGAAGGCCGACCCCTCTGTTGGGAAGGGCTACAACAGGCAGTCTTTCGTCCGATTCGAGCCGTCCGATCTCACCGGTGAGATCCAATCGATCGCCCTGGTGTTCAGTGCGCGAACCAACGACTCGACCGGCACCGACATCGACATCGACGTCCGACGTGTCGAGGGCGAGTTCGACGAAGCCCTGGTGACCTGGAACACGAAGCCGGCTATCGGTGACTCGATCGCGACGTTCCCTGTCACATCGACCATCACCCAGGCCGTCGTCGATGTGACGGACGCGCTTCGAGACGCCGTGCGCGCCGGCGAACCAGTTTCGGTGGCTCTTGTTCAGACCCTCGGCCCAGGCCAGGCGGGTCTATCAACCGTGATCTGGAGCCGCGAGTCGGCGACGCCGCCGGTCATGCGCGTCACCCTCGCCTAG
- a CDS encoding ThuA domain-containing protein, whose translation MRALIISGSGRYADPWHPFLATSQKLAEVLIAAGADCTIDDDVEGALARAADFDLVVVNAGDPWRGESEHAGARPEQVSLEGFARALHGGIGVLAIHSAVSSLRDYPEWALAVGRVWLPGISSHPPADVARITGGVFPDGEPVQSFEVFDERYCRLQPVGRIHAVATHLGPWGQEPTAWVTEHGRARIAADLLGHDERSYDSPDHRLLVTQLAAWASRQ comes from the coding sequence ATGCGCGCGTTGATCATTAGCGGGTCGGGACGGTACGCCGACCCATGGCATCCGTTCCTCGCCACCAGTCAGAAGCTCGCCGAGGTGCTCATCGCGGCCGGGGCGGACTGCACCATCGACGATGATGTCGAGGGGGCGTTGGCGCGGGCGGCGGACTTCGACCTGGTCGTGGTGAACGCCGGAGACCCCTGGCGCGGTGAAAGTGAGCATGCCGGCGCCCGCCCAGAGCAGGTGTCGCTCGAGGGTTTCGCTCGCGCCCTGCACGGCGGAATCGGCGTGCTCGCCATTCATAGCGCGGTGTCGTCGTTGCGCGACTACCCGGAGTGGGCTCTCGCCGTCGGGCGCGTCTGGCTCCCTGGCATCTCTTCGCACCCGCCGGCCGACGTCGCCCGGATCACCGGCGGAGTCTTTCCCGACGGCGAGCCGGTGCAGAGTTTCGAGGTGTTCGACGAACGGTACTGCCGACTGCAGCCCGTCGGCCGAATTCACGCGGTGGCGACCCACCTGGGCCCCTGGGGCCAGGAGCCCACGGCATGGGTCACCGAGCATGGGCGAGCCCGCATCGCTGCAGACCTCCTCGGGCATGATGAGCGGTCCTACGACTCGCCCGACCACCGCCTTCTGGTGACGCAGCTCGCTGCGTGGGCGTCGCGACAGTGA
- a CDS encoding Gfo/Idh/MocA family oxidoreductase: MTDATLLHVAARPAVREVGIIMNGVSGRMGYRQHLVRSILAIRDQGGIELPDGTKVTVKPLLVGRSEGKLADLAAKHGIDDYTTDLDAALADPRWEIYADFLVTKARAASLRKAIAARKTIYTEKPTAETVAEALELARLAKAAGVKTGVVHDKLYLPGLQKLRRLIDSGFFGRILSVRGEFGYWVFEGDWQPAQRPSWNYRAEDGGGIIVDMFPHWNYVLENLFGEVQSVYAQAAVHIVDRWDENGEHYTATAEDAAYGIFELEGGVVAQINSSWTVRVNRDELVEFHVDGTLGSAVVGLFGAKIQHRNATPKPVWNPDLADDHDYEADWAEVPANEIFQNGFRQQWEEFLVSYVTGTDYEYDLLSGARGVLLAEAGLQSSREGRKVELPTLTLE; the protein is encoded by the coding sequence ATGACTGACGCAACCCTTCTCCACGTAGCCGCCCGCCCCGCTGTCCGCGAGGTAGGGATCATCATGAACGGCGTCTCGGGCCGCATGGGGTACCGCCAGCATCTTGTGCGCTCGATTCTGGCGATCCGTGATCAGGGTGGCATCGAGTTGCCCGACGGCACCAAAGTCACGGTGAAGCCGTTGCTGGTCGGCCGTAGCGAGGGCAAGCTGGCCGACCTGGCCGCCAAGCACGGCATCGACGACTACACCACCGACCTCGACGCGGCGCTGGCCGACCCGCGTTGGGAGATCTACGCGGACTTCCTCGTCACTAAGGCCCGTGCGGCGTCGCTGCGCAAGGCCATCGCCGCCCGCAAGACGATCTACACCGAGAAGCCGACGGCTGAGACGGTGGCCGAGGCGCTCGAGCTCGCCCGGCTCGCAAAGGCGGCCGGGGTCAAAACCGGTGTCGTGCATGACAAGCTCTACCTGCCGGGCCTGCAGAAGCTGAGGCGGCTCATCGACTCCGGCTTCTTCGGCCGCATCCTGTCGGTGCGCGGCGAGTTCGGCTACTGGGTGTTCGAGGGGGACTGGCAGCCCGCTCAGCGCCCCTCGTGGAACTACCGCGCCGAGGACGGCGGCGGCATCATCGTCGACATGTTCCCGCACTGGAACTACGTTCTCGAGAACCTGTTCGGAGAGGTCCAGTCGGTGTACGCGCAGGCCGCCGTGCACATCGTCGACCGTTGGGACGAGAACGGCGAGCACTACACCGCTACCGCCGAGGACGCCGCGTACGGCATCTTCGAGCTGGAGGGCGGCGTCGTCGCGCAGATCAACTCGTCGTGGACCGTGCGTGTGAACCGTGACGAGCTCGTCGAGTTCCACGTCGACGGCACGCTTGGTTCGGCCGTCGTCGGCCTCTTCGGCGCGAAGATCCAGCACCGCAACGCCACCCCGAAGCCGGTGTGGAACCCCGACCTCGCCGACGACCACGACTACGAGGCTGACTGGGCCGAGGTTCCGGCGAACGAGATCTTCCAGAACGGCTTCCGCCAGCAGTGGGAAGAGTTCCTCGTCTCCTACGTGACGGGCACGGACTACGAGTACGACCTCTTGTCGGGCGCGCGCGGCGTGCTGCTCGCCGAGGCGGGCCTGCAGTCCAGCCGCGAGGGCCGCAAGGTCGAGCTGCCGACGCTCACACTGGAGTGA
- the tatA gene encoding twin-arginine translocase TatA/TatE family subunit, translated as MLHNLTGWHMLIILAVLLLLFGAARLPALARGVGQSLRIFKSEVRMKDADPKRAGEPVDERGSSG; from the coding sequence ATGCTCCACAATCTCACGGGGTGGCACATGCTGATCATCCTGGCCGTACTCTTGCTGCTGTTCGGCGCCGCACGGTTGCCCGCGCTCGCGCGCGGCGTCGGTCAGTCGCTTCGGATCTTCAAGTCGGAGGTTCGTATGAAGGACGCCGACCCCAAGCGAGCCGGAGAGCCCGTCGACGAGCGAGGCAGCAGCGGCTGA
- a CDS encoding carbohydrate ABC transporter permease yields the protein MAPTTTAARVGRHIPLIILAVFAAFPLFVLVTNSLKSRTELALNPIGLPQNPQFGNFVTAWQDSDFALHAANSLLLVFSTVACVLVLAGLAAYNLARLEPRGSGAVLFYMLAVTAFPIWLYLVPLFFTWRTLGLLNNFVGLIIIYTAINSPLAIFLLRSYLVRIPREIEEAAYVDGATKLQVLVRIILPISWTGFLTVGLVVAVAVWGEFQIAFVMLQDQGKLPVTTSFTDSPRASGKIGRSPARWRFWRSFPSAFCSSSSSAASRKD from the coding sequence ATGGCGCCGACGACGACGGCAGCCCGCGTGGGCCGCCACATCCCCCTGATCATCCTCGCGGTCTTCGCCGCCTTCCCGCTGTTCGTGCTCGTCACGAACTCCCTCAAGAGCCGCACCGAACTCGCGCTCAATCCCATCGGGCTTCCGCAGAACCCGCAGTTCGGCAACTTCGTGACCGCCTGGCAAGACAGCGACTTCGCACTCCACGCCGCCAACAGCCTCCTGCTGGTCTTCTCAACGGTGGCGTGCGTGCTCGTCCTCGCCGGGCTTGCAGCGTACAATCTCGCCCGCCTCGAGCCGCGCGGCAGCGGGGCCGTGCTGTTCTATATGCTCGCCGTCACCGCGTTCCCCATCTGGCTCTACCTGGTGCCGCTCTTCTTCACCTGGCGAACACTCGGGCTGCTCAACAACTTCGTGGGCCTGATCATCATCTACACCGCCATCAACTCACCCCTCGCCATCTTCCTGCTGCGCAGCTACCTCGTCCGCATCCCTCGCGAGATCGAAGAGGCGGCTTATGTAGACGGCGCCACCAAGCTCCAGGTACTGGTGCGCATCATCCTTCCCATCTCCTGGACCGGCTTCCTCACCGTAGGGCTCGTCGTCGCCGTCGCCGTCTGGGGCGAGTTCCAGATCGCCTTCGTGATGCTGCAGGACCAAGGCAAGCTGCCGGTGACCACCAGCTTTACCGATTCTCCGAGAGCTTCGGGCAAGATTGGTCGCTCACCAGCGCGGTGGCGGTTCTGGCGATCCTTCCCATCTGCGTTCTGTTCCTCATCTTCCAGCGCCGCTTCACGGAAGGACTGA
- a CDS encoding sugar phosphate isomerase/epimerase family protein: protein MSRPDRRLSINQATIKHADLATALRVTAEAGVQAIGLWRESVHAVGLATAATMLSDSGLRLTTHCRSGFFTMPEGPARREALADNRAAIEEAAILAAAGAEGSTAILVLVAGGLPDGSRDIMGARERVRDAVGELAPHAAAAGVTLAIEPLHPMYASDRCVVATLGQALDIASDFDPSVVGVAVDSFHVWWDPDVLHQIERAGREARLATYQVCDWRTPLPADVLLSRHYPGDGVIDLARLTSAVEATGYDRDIEVEIFNEAVWATDPIETIERSAAGFASSVSPHLRTLGGVLP from the coding sequence ATGAGCCGTCCCGACAGACGACTGTCCATCAATCAGGCCACCATCAAGCACGCCGATCTCGCGACCGCGCTCCGTGTGACTGCCGAGGCGGGAGTGCAGGCCATCGGTTTGTGGCGTGAGTCGGTGCATGCGGTTGGTCTCGCTACTGCGGCAACGATGCTGAGCGACTCTGGACTGCGGCTCACCACGCATTGCCGATCAGGGTTCTTCACGATGCCTGAAGGGCCCGCTCGACGCGAGGCTCTGGCCGATAATCGAGCCGCGATCGAAGAGGCGGCAATCCTCGCTGCCGCGGGCGCAGAGGGATCCACTGCGATCCTCGTGCTCGTAGCCGGCGGGCTGCCCGACGGATCACGCGACATCATGGGCGCGCGCGAGCGGGTACGTGATGCCGTCGGTGAGCTGGCGCCTCATGCCGCCGCGGCCGGGGTCACCCTCGCGATCGAGCCGTTGCATCCGATGTACGCCTCGGACCGGTGCGTCGTCGCGACCCTCGGTCAGGCCCTAGACATCGCCTCCGATTTCGACCCCTCCGTCGTGGGCGTCGCCGTCGATTCCTTCCACGTCTGGTGGGATCCCGACGTGTTGCATCAGATCGAACGCGCGGGGCGAGAGGCTCGGCTCGCCACCTACCAGGTGTGCGACTGGAGGACGCCCCTCCCCGCAGACGTCTTGCTGAGCCGACATTATCCAGGCGACGGCGTGATCGACCTCGCGAGGCTGACCTCTGCTGTCGAGGCAACGGGATACGACCGCGACATTGAGGTCGAAATCTTCAATGAGGCGGTCTGGGCGACCGATCCGATTGAGACGATTGAGCGGAGTGCTGCCGGATTTGCGTCGTCCGTGTCCCCGCACCTGCGCACGCTCGGCGGTGTCCTCCCTTGA
- a CDS encoding glycerate kinase, producing MFVPDSYKGSLPAADAARALAHGWGIVDANLRPVLMPMADGGEGTIAAIEAAVSGALRVPVQVTHPTNQGASSVGTSWLLLPADPDAERGTAVVELASTAGLELLGDKLDPWNASTYGFGQAIAAALDFGISKLVLAIGSSASTDGGVGMLAALGATVGGVDPHRVRGAASLGAITSIDISTMRPLPSGGATVITDVTSPLIGAAGAASLFGRQKGFEPAELLAVDELLATLPRMLAVDPASPGAGAAGGTGYAALAWGANLTRGADTVAEIIGLRSAIAQADFVVTGEGSYDNQSTLGKVPGFVLELARDLHRPAAIVAGRLAHDALGDGFSAAVSLTELAGNTDLAVDQPERWLRQAGASLASWASVNGGEHASRQR from the coding sequence GTGTTCGTGCCCGACAGCTACAAGGGCAGTCTCCCCGCCGCCGATGCGGCGCGTGCGCTCGCCCACGGTTGGGGAATCGTCGATGCGAATTTGCGTCCGGTGCTCATGCCGATGGCCGACGGGGGAGAGGGGACGATCGCCGCGATCGAAGCTGCTGTTTCAGGCGCACTTCGCGTGCCCGTCCAAGTGACCCACCCCACGAATCAGGGCGCATCGAGCGTCGGGACATCCTGGTTGCTGCTTCCCGCTGACCCGGATGCGGAGCGGGGCACCGCTGTCGTAGAACTCGCCTCGACCGCGGGCCTGGAACTCCTCGGCGACAAGCTCGACCCGTGGAACGCCAGTACCTATGGCTTCGGACAGGCGATCGCGGCAGCGCTCGACTTCGGTATTTCGAAGCTCGTACTGGCGATCGGTTCAAGTGCTTCGACCGACGGTGGAGTCGGAATGCTTGCCGCGCTCGGTGCGACGGTGGGGGGAGTCGACCCACACCGGGTTCGCGGCGCGGCCTCGCTCGGCGCGATAACTTCGATCGACATATCCACCATGCGTCCTCTGCCCTCTGGTGGTGCAACGGTGATCACCGATGTCACCTCGCCTCTGATCGGCGCGGCCGGAGCTGCAAGTCTGTTCGGCCGCCAGAAGGGGTTCGAGCCTGCCGAGCTCTTAGCTGTGGACGAATTGCTTGCAACGCTGCCACGGATGCTCGCAGTCGATCCCGCCTCACCGGGTGCGGGAGCGGCGGGCGGGACGGGATACGCGGCGCTCGCGTGGGGTGCCAATCTCACCCGGGGGGCAGACACCGTTGCAGAGATCATCGGATTGCGGTCAGCGATCGCTCAGGCTGACTTCGTCGTCACCGGCGAAGGAAGTTACGACAACCAGTCGACTCTGGGAAAGGTGCCTGGTTTCGTTCTCGAGCTGGCGCGCGATCTTCACCGTCCAGCGGCGATCGTTGCCGGACGGCTCGCGCACGACGCTCTCGGCGACGGGTTCTCCGCGGCGGTCTCGCTGACAGAGCTTGCCGGCAACACCGACCTCGCGGTTGACCAACCCGAGAGATGGCTGCGCCAAGCCGGAGCATCGTTGGCGTCGTGGGCATCGGTCAACGGTGGAGAACACGCTTCGCGACAACGATGA
- a CDS encoding dihydrodipicolinate synthase family protein: MLTTTASLTLLAADGTVSATALNAAPSFAKPAGPLQSRVAYAAAHVVPRTSADNTPGRPAEIDWDATLDARRHVYSWGLGVADAMDTAQRNMGLDPAATRELIARSARVAREEGGAVVVGVNTDHVEAAMISLVEIIDAYKEQLHFTEEQGAGPVLMASRHLARAATSRADYLHVYSSVLQSATTPVVLHWLGTAFDPALAGYFGSGDWSQAADVLVRIIAENPGKVAGVKMSLLDDAAEVSVRERLPDRVRMFTGDDFNYVGLIGGADVPEASQPTRNPTSTRQHSDALLGAFAAITPVASAAIQALDAGDSARYLAILGPTEALSRHVFAAPTFYYKTGVAFLSWLNGHQAAFQMVGGLHSARSLPHLSRIIELANASQALEKPELAAERWHGMLRLNGVDI; this comes from the coding sequence ATGCTGACGACCACCGCGAGCCTCACCCTGCTCGCCGCCGATGGCACGGTGTCTGCCACCGCGCTCAATGCGGCTCCCTCGTTCGCCAAGCCGGCTGGCCCGCTACAGAGTCGGGTCGCCTACGCCGCGGCCCATGTGGTACCTCGCACCAGCGCGGACAACACGCCCGGGCGTCCCGCCGAGATCGACTGGGATGCGACTCTGGACGCCCGACGTCACGTCTACTCGTGGGGCCTCGGCGTCGCCGACGCCATGGACACAGCCCAGCGCAATATGGGCCTCGACCCCGCCGCGACCCGCGAACTCATCGCCCGCTCCGCGCGCGTCGCGCGCGAAGAGGGCGGTGCGGTGGTCGTCGGCGTCAACACCGACCACGTCGAGGCTGCGATGATCTCGCTTGTCGAGATCATCGACGCTTACAAGGAGCAACTGCACTTCACCGAGGAGCAGGGAGCCGGGCCAGTTCTCATGGCCTCTCGCCACCTCGCGCGAGCGGCAACGAGCCGCGCTGACTATCTCCACGTGTACAGCTCAGTGCTGCAGTCCGCGACGACGCCCGTCGTCTTGCACTGGCTCGGGACCGCGTTCGACCCCGCCCTCGCGGGGTACTTCGGTTCGGGCGACTGGAGCCAGGCGGCCGACGTCCTCGTCCGGATCATCGCAGAAAACCCTGGCAAGGTTGCGGGCGTCAAGATGAGCCTCCTCGATGATGCGGCGGAAGTCTCGGTACGCGAGCGGCTCCCCGACCGCGTGCGCATGTTCACGGGCGATGACTTCAACTACGTCGGGCTCATCGGTGGCGCAGACGTTCCCGAGGCCAGCCAGCCGACGCGGAACCCGACATCAACGAGGCAACACTCAGATGCGCTACTCGGCGCGTTCGCGGCGATCACCCCGGTCGCCTCGGCCGCGATCCAGGCGCTGGATGCCGGCGACTCCGCTCGTTATCTCGCGATCCTCGGCCCGACTGAGGCACTGAGCCGCCACGTGTTCGCCGCGCCTACGTTCTACTACAAGACCGGCGTCGCCTTCCTGTCGTGGCTCAACGGCCACCAGGCGGCGTTCCAGATGGTCGGTGGCTTGCACTCCGCGCGCAGCCTGCCGCACCTGTCACGAATCATCGAACTCGCAAACGCGTCGCAAGCACTTGAGAAGCCAGAACTCGCCGCCGAGCGGTGGCACGGGATGCTTCGACTGAACGGCGTGGACATCTGA